Proteins encoded within one genomic window of Scheffersomyces stipitis CBS 6054 chromosome 3, complete sequence:
- the DAL3 gene encoding ureidoglycolate hydrolase (go_process allantoin catabolism) → MPLNTFTVGGIPAITAEPLTPEAFAPFGGVISADHQIENAASSSANYGTATKIHKVAPIVNNYDKCPSGVVATANWNIFRCTAPKHLISDYGTYKRYTSKVLERHPFSTQTFLPMGQDLHKVSYLVIVAANDPHSGAQVLPDPSTVRAFVCKGNQSVTYGAGTWHAPMVVIDEETAHIDFAVFIHENGVADEDCQECYFKPGFSINYEKVNHKL, encoded by the coding sequence ATGCCCTTAAATACTTTTACAGTGGGTGGTATACCTGCCATAACAGCTGAGCCATTAACGCCAGAAGCGTTCGCTCCATTTGGTGGAGTCATTAGTGCTGACCATCAGATAGAGAACGCAGCCAGCTCTTCAGCCAACTATGGCACTGCTACCAAGATCCATAAGGTAGCACCCATAGTGAACAACTACGACAAGTGCCCCAGTGGAGTAGTTGCCACTGCCAATTGGAATATTTTCCGATGTACAGCCCCTAAGCATTTGATACTGGACTACGGAACTTACAAGAGATACACTTCCAAAGTATTGGAAAGACATCCTTTCTCAACACAGACCTTTTTACCTATGggacaagatcttcatAAGGTATCGTACTTGGTCATTGTCGCAGCCAACGATCCTCATTCTGGAGCACAAGTGCTACCTGATCCATCTACAGTACGCGCCTTTGTCTGTAAAGGGAACCAATCTGTAACCTACGGTGCTGGCACCTGGCATGCTCCTATGGTGGTGATAGATGAAGAGACAGCGCATATAGACTTTGCTGTGTTCATCCACGAGAATGGAGTAGCTGACGAAGATTGCCAAGAGTGTTACTTTAAGCCTGGTTTCTCTATCAACTATGAAAAAGTCAACCATAAGCTATAG
- a CDS encoding predicted protein — protein MKASVTTKYYSVDLNLLIDEFPEHRSANISGEKALQSLNKWTDEFVSEEYQELREVLDGFIFCIDIENDSIDHIESCLEFVGRIRQKLSNNDENDWSGFLAIVGTTTSSVPTHESILEQVEDAVISNGLEFIDLQQNGENEFREKIGTDRLVELIETHEWTHMDLVSVNYQTNKTNRAKEMTKGLLDVEEE, from the coding sequence ATGAAGGCATCCGTGACAACAAAATACTACTCAGTAGACTTGAATCTCTTGATTGACGAGTTTCCTGAACATAGATCGGCCAATATATCAGGTGAGAAAGCTTTGCAATCCTTGAATAAATGGACTGACGAGTTTGTTAGCGAAGAGTACCAAGAGCTCAGAGAAGTTCTAGATGGCTTTATCTTCTGCATTGACATAGAAAACGATTCTATAGACCATATCGAAAGCTGTCTCGAATTTGTAGGAAGAATACGGCAAAAACTAAGCAATAACGACGAAAACGACTGGTCGGGATTTCTAGCAATAGTGGGAACTACTACATCATCAGTTCCAACGCATGAATCGATACTTGAGCAAGTGGAGGATGCAGTGATTTCCAACGGACTTGAGTTTATAGACTTACAACAGAACGGTGAAAACGAGTTTCGCGAGAAGATAGGAACAGATAGATTGGTGGAGTTGATCGAAACCCATGAATGGACCCATATGGATCTTGTCTCAGTAAATTATCAAACGAATAAGACTAATAGAGCCAAAGAAATGACTAAAGGACTTCTAGacgtagaagaagag